The region GCTACTACATGCTTTTAAAAAAGCATTTCTCAAAGAGCCAAATGTGATTGTGATAGATCAAGATGCTGCAATTTTACATTCAGTATCAGCTGTATTCAAGAGTGCAAGACATAGATTGTGTATGTGGCATATATCTCAAAAATTTACTGACACAGTtagtaaaaaattataaaatgtttttttatttaatataaatgtttttttaattatatatatatatatatatatatatatatatatatatatatatatgtatacaattgGGAAGTCATATGGCAAAAACAGATGTTCTAAAAAACTTGTGCGATCTAATGTGGAATGAaacaatactcaaataagattttgAATCAACATGGAAGAACTTAATGGATGAGTTTCTCTTAAATAAAAACAATTGGTTTAATGAGATGTACAAAATGAGAGATTTATGGATTCTCGCTTATTTCAAAGAATGCAGATTCTCTGGATTGATGAGGACAACATCAAGATCTGAAGCTGAAAATTATTTCTATGGGCTACTCTCTAACTTAGATTTGCATTTGATTGAATTTTCAAATCATTTTTATACTGCATTAAAAGGACAAATATTCATTCAAAGAAAGAAAGATCATGATTCAAGATACACAAAATCGGATTTTAAAACTGGTGTTAggtcaaaattatggtttatactttgcttttctaggaaaatgtatttttgtgtcttggaccgtaaacatcttggtgtttacggctgtatacgtgtttacggccgtaaacccatttacggcccacgTTCTCCGGCCCATGtttcccttgtatatatataggtgttaggggtgaggagtaaggattgatgaaccctagagagcttatgtgtgtgaatcttgtatttggATCTCCATTCTAATCATAATataatacaagattcatcatattcttcttctcattctcttctattttgatttgACGTCAtctaattgattgggattccgcaccatcaactggatctgattgatacacacgCAGACTAGGGACTTACAACTGGTATcaaagcttggattgtatcattcaattttgtcagatatggagcttatttgatcttatttttgaaggatttttgCGTTCTTGGATAGATCGTGGCAaaataaaagggggggggggggtttgttcttcgcgtttttaataaaaaacgagtttttgatcgagttttggagcaaaaaaggggcAAAAAACGGTGTTTTTAGTTGTAACcagcgagggggtggcggcggcagctagggtttctgaggagtttacggccagaatcAGAGTATACGGCCGGAGTTTGCGGTCTTTGGTTTGCGGCCAGCACACACGTGTACGGCTCAGCAACCTCGCACCTCAGCTTCGCAGCAACATCCTCGCACGTGAAGATCTCGTCCTCGCCTCGCATCTAAGCAGCAACCTTCGTCCTCGCACATTAAAAAAATTAGAGGCGGAATTAGGGGTGTCGTGGTTCGAACACGGGCCTCTTGCTTCTTCTTTCCCCTTGCGCCTTACCAGTTGATCAACCAAGCATCTTGTTGCATTCCTTCCGATTTTAATTGAAAAACTCGCATTTTCGAACCCAGTTtcgcaaaattgtcatttttagcccaaaattcaaaaccttttattttaaaattccattttcaaccaaaaaattttagtttttaaattttgactttttacttaaaattttgactttgacttttaaaatttgacctttgactttaaactttgacttttttgtttaaccttcaaattttcaaatttagcttttcggtttgacttttaaagtttgactttttaaatttgacttttaaggttgacttttgaggtttatagtcaaagggtttggtttttaagtttgattttggcttatagttgtgcttttaatggtttttaaggtCAACGAGGGAAATAGAGACATGAAAGAgaatcgtcaggatatgttaagacaaaatttcaacatgttcgattatatccctggagaaaccctggaaactcagttgcagcgatttactacacttactactgagatgaatatagctgggatcttcttgactaaatctgagataagcaaaaagctactgaattcacttccgaaatcgtgggatatgaatagGGCCGGCTCAACCAGTTTGGGGGCTCTAAGCAACCAAAATTTTGGGGCCCTTTGACATTACTATACTTAATGTTATAAAGCCTCCTCCTTTATCTAGGCTTGGGACcgacaataataaactaaaaagttTACAAATGGCggagttaaattttttttttatgtatatgttttttgTGAATATATTTTATGACATAAAGTTAATTTTTCTAGCCTTTTTAGATGCAAATTCTTTAATAAAATTTtcataatcaatttcttttactaaatgtttttcaattgacaAAATAGCTAATCCATATAATCTTTGTTGTGACATTGTTGatcttaaataattttttaacagttttaatttagaaaaatttcTTTCTGTAGAGGCAACAGTTACAGGAATAGTTAACATAATCCTATAGGCAACATATGCATTTGGAAAAGAACTAAATTTTTTAATGTAATAAAGTATATTAATAATTGTATCACGTTCTAAATGTATAATATGTCTTAAAAGTTTTAGTTCATTAAATAAATCTAAACCATCAATATCTAAGCTATCATCATGCTTTAAagatttttcaagatttaaacAACGTTTTTTTAAAGTATTTTCATCAAATGATTTTAATTTTTCTATACTAAAgagaaaaccaaaaatatttttgaactcGTTAAATTGCTCAAATCTACTTTTAAGTGAAGTAATGGCTTTATCTACTACATATAAAAAGTAATCAGTTTTAAATAACTAGACAGGAGTTTTAATAGTTTCATTAGCAACATTTTCATCATATCGTCTATTTCTTTGAATGATACGTTTTTTACGAAATTCAGGTTTTACATTCATTTCTAATGCCAATTCTTTTGCATAATCTAAAGCTTCTTcaaatatgttttctctatattctTTAAAGAAACACAAAAGTCCATTTAGTTGATCTATAGCATCATCGATACACATATCACTTGATTGCAAGTTTTTACTAACAGTGTTAATAGCAAAAAAAACATCATACCAAATAATTATTCCtaataaaaattcatagttttcaAGTTGATATGTAGCTAAACATTTAGCTTCACTTTTAATTTTTGGGTCTCCACAATTTTTAGATAAATGTAAAAGTGCTTTTCTTAATTGTGGTGCTTGAAATCTAATTGCTTTTACACTTTCTACCCTATTTTCCCAACAAGTTTGTGATAATGATTTAAGTGTTAGGTTTGATATATTATCTTGTAATATTTTCCACCTTTGAGTTGATGAAGCAAATATCGAATATATACGTTGTATAACTCCAAAAAATTCACTAGCTTTATCGCACGAATTAGCCATATCACAAATTACTAAATTTAAACTGTGACAACCACATGGAGTGTAGAATGCTCTAGGTTAATATCTAACAACCGTTTTTGTACACCTTGATGTTTTCCTTTCATATTTGATCCATTGTCATAACCTTGACCTCTAACATCATTTATATCTAGTCCTATATTTTTAATTCCTCAACTATTGCATCATATAAGCCTTTACCGGTTGTATTATCTACAATTAAAAATCCTAAAAAGTACTCCTTAACTTCAATTGGAGTTGTTGAAAGATCTAAACATCGTAAGATAATCGACATTTGTTCCTTATGACTTGTATCGGGAGTACAATGAAGTATTATTGAAAAGTATTTAGCCTCTTttacctttttaattattttacttTTAACTTCTTCtcctaataaactaataagttcATTTTGCATATTGTGTCCAAGATAATGATTATGAATTTCTTTGTCATTAATTCTCCTAATATGTTCTTGCATAATAAGATCAAATTCCACAATCATTTCAATTATAGTTAAAAAATTATcattattttcttcataaatcTTTTCATTTGTTCCACGAAATGCTAAATTATTTTTTCCTAAGGTTTTTACTACAACAATGATTCTTATTAATACATTTTTCCAatgttctttttctttatttatttgttctTGGATTTGCTTATCAATTGTTTTATTATTTGCTAATCTAGTATCTAAGTCAATCCATGACCTCATATTGAGAATGTGTCCGTTACTTGCTTCGTGTCTTTTTAATATACTAGAAATATTATTCCAATCATTATTACCTTTATGTGCTAATGAACATGTAGATGCATTCACATTAAAtaatttacaacaaaaacaaaaaactctATCTACATCTATATAATAAACCAACCATGTTCGTTCGTATTTTTCTCCATTTGGTATTTTTTGCATGTAAAGAGATGTACTAAAGCTTCTTAAATGTTGATCTTTTGgaaatttaaaatcataaatcTTAATAGGACACTTTTTTACGATTAAATCTCTTAAATTAGTACTAATATTATTCCATCTACTTGGATCATATATGTTTAAAGGTGTGTTATCATTTTCATTATTAGTTTGTTCGTTATCAATTTCAATATTACTTTGTTCGTTATCATTTTCACTATTAGTGTGTTCGTTATCAATTTCAATATTAGTTTGTTCGTTATCATTTTCAATATTCGTTTGTTCGTTATCAATTTCAATATTAGTTTTTTCATTATCATTGTCAATATTAATTGGTTCATTATCACTTTCAATATTAGTTGGTTCATGATTATTATTATCAacattatcttgttcttgttcgTTATCAACATTAGTTTGTTGTTGTTCATTATCAACATTTTTGTTTgtagttaaatattttaaaaacgaCCCTTTTTGTTTATCTATAAAAGTTTCTTCTTGCATTTTTCGTTTCCTTTTTGAGGCACCGGATTCGTATTTTCTCATTGACATGATTATTAATTATTTGATTGATAATAACTACAACTATAgaggatatggattaggattatacCGCCCCTGAGATAATGAAAAGCTCAAAAACAATGAAATCTGCCAAATCCGGAATGAGTTATTGGACATTCATTCCTGCACAGATCCACACTTAAGGATGAATAGAATATATAGGAAAAACCTGAAGGGTAAATAGTATTTTATAGATTTTTATATTGTTTACatgtttttctttttctaaaacaTTTTTTAAATGCATTAAATTGAAAGTTGCTTGAAATGCAAATGaaagataaatataaaaaattaaaaatacaaacaATTGCATTATAATTTGGAATGATTGGAGCACCTCTTTCTTGAATCAATGCAAATGaaagataaatataaaaaattaaaattaaaaacaattgCAATAGAAATTGGAATGATTGGGACTACTTTTTGCCATTGGAATGATCAGGACCACTTTTTGCCATATTCTCATGCACTTTTGTTATTTAATTTACCAAACCACTAGCTTTCATCTGTAGAAAATTTCTAACTTTAACAAGTGAAATAAAGATTATTTAATACAAAAATCATGATTGAAAGTATATGGAAAACTCAAACAATTCCATCtctaatattataaagtaaacaACAAAAGTTCAAATGTATATTATAGTTTCTCACCATCGGCTAACCCTAATTAACTGGATATTAACCCCCAATTAGATAATcatagataataaaaaaaaaatcaaaactaatAAGTGAAAATACAAAGCATATTAATGCCGACTTACTGTTTCAATCATTCAATCACAACAGATCATCAAATCTGGAAAAACAAAGAATGAAGAAGGAATTAGAATTGAAGTCTAAAGATTGAAGAACAACAGCTTGCAGCGATTCAGCGAGACAACAACTCAAACAGAAGAATAGAAGAGACGATTGGAGAAGGGCATATAATTGAGAAGGAGAATGGAAAAAGAACGGAACTTTTATGCCGTATCCGTGTGAAGAATCCCTCTACACTTACGCCTGATTTTTTGGAAACTTTTACCTTGGATCAAAAGTAAAGGGGCCCCTTACAATTAGGGGCCCTAAGCCTTACCTTCACTTATAAAACATTAAGGCCGACCTGGATATGAATgtggctgtcatcaagaagacaaaagatctcaatcatcttagtcttccTGCTGTAGGTGAAGAACTTGACATTTTGAAGTGTggaaacaatgagttctgcaaaCATTCTGGTCAATGAAGCTTCAtgctctcaatcatgtgaagctacgattaaatttcttcgtgaacataatgatttgctcAAAAGGGAAGTCaaggacctaaaatacgaaggatatcaacttaggaaaggacaaaaacccctaaaggctgaattagaaaaaaaaccaaagactttaggaggcTTCAAGAAGATTatagcaacaaatgtgaaaattataacTATGTTAAGAGATAACCTGCTGAATTAACTGctgagcttgacacattaaaaGGCAAATATGAAACTgcagattttgattttagaaaatttgatgtgtcaagcgaaGTAGTCGTTAACATGATAGACCATTGTTTGCAATTTAAAAATAACCAACAAAAGGGTCTAGgttatgatagtgttcctccacttttcaatcataactacacatctatCCCTATgacacaagaagaaattgacaaagAGGCACTTCTTCATTATGGAAAACcatctggatttgtgtcaggaggtattcaggttgaagattctaatgtttctactttatgtgcaggtaaagtagtagaagatgagaacaaggagaacactactgaacaaaccaacatctccttgaacactgaatctgttgcttcgaacttatTTGCTTCTGAttaacctgctgttgagaaatacaggccaccaattccggtgaaacagagtgcctgttgtaactgtgcgtgtgggaaaagcaagagacaaggcatgaagacgccaccaggggtaggaagaaacaacttcacagtgaagaaaaatacatgttt is a window of Lactuca sativa cultivar Salinas chromosome 1, Lsat_Salinas_v11, whole genome shotgun sequence DNA encoding:
- the LOC128128087 gene encoding uncharacterized protein LOC128128087, which translates into the protein MSMRKYESGASKRKRKMQEETFIDKQKGSFLKYLTTNKNVDNEQQQTNVDNEQEQDNVDNNNHEPTNIESDNEPINIDNDNEKTNIEIDNEQTNIENDNEQTNIEIDNEHTNSENDNEQSNIEIDNEQTNNENDNTPLNIYDPSRWNNISTNLRDLIVKKCPIKIYDFKFPKDQHLRSFSTSLYMQKIPNGEKYERTCKNLQSSDMCIDDAIDQLNGLLCFFKEYRENIFEEALDYAKELALEMNVKPEFRKKRIIQRNRRYDENVANETIKTPV